From Apium graveolens cultivar Ventura chromosome 9, ASM990537v1, whole genome shotgun sequence, the proteins below share one genomic window:
- the LOC141685015 gene encoding uncharacterized protein LOC141685015, with protein sequence MSTWSKPNVGSAKVNVKGGFHRAHMRSAIGCVMMDCDGDWIRGCKSMIGLVVPVTAALWSIFYALEMAWENDEKSVVMECDCEEAVALISNIDSTFDMFKLVCMIRNLMSEEWELYELVHIVSSANIAVTALSNRAISDDGGLVELSFPPSYMLPLLVATKRV encoded by the coding sequence ATGTCCACATGGAGCAAGCCAAATGTAGGTTCTGCAAAGGTGAATGTGAAGGGGGGTTTTCATAGGGCACACATGAGGTCTGCTATAGGATGTGTTATGATGGACTGTGATGGAGACTGGATTAGGGGATGTAAAAGCATGATTGGTTTAGTTGTGCCAGTTACAGCAGCTCTTTGGAGCATTTTTTATGCTCTCGAGATGGCATGGGAGAATGATGAGAAGTCTGTGGTTATGGAGTGTGACTGTGAGGAGGCCGTGGCTTTGATCTCTAATATTGATTCCACTTTTGACATGTTCAAGTTGGTGTGCATGATCAGGAACCTCATGTCAGAGGAATGGGAGCTCTACGAACTTGTTCATATTGTATCCTCTGCAAACATTGCAGTAACTGCTCTTTCTAACAGGGCCATCTCTGATGATGGTGGCCTTGTGGAGCTCAGTTTTCCACCATCCTACATGTTGCCGCTCTTGGTTGCTACTAAGAGGGTTTGA